GAGCGTGTTCGGGATCAAATAGAGGATGCCGCTCATGCGGCCCCCAGAACCGGAAAGCCGGCGGCGCGCAGCATCTTCGTCAACGTGATGAGCGGCAAGCCGATGAGCGCCGTCGGGTCATCGGAGTCGATTGCATCGAGAAGCGCGATGCCCAGACCCTCGGACTTCGCGCTCCCCGCGCAGTCGTAGGGCGTTTCGGCGCGCAGGTAGGCTTCGATTTCCGCGTCGGAATAATCGCGAAAGCGCACGCGCGTGACGATATCAGCGGATTGCACATCGCCCGTGCGCGTGTCGAAGACGGCGAGCGCAGAGTGGAATTCGACGCTGCGGCCACGCATCGCCCGAAGCTGCGCGACGGCATTTTCGTGCGTTCCGGGCTTGCCGATCTGGCGTCCATCGAAGGTCGCGACTTGATCGGAGCCGATTACGAGCGCGCCGGGCGCGTCGGTCATCCGCTGCACAGCGGCGCGCGCCTTCGCGATAGCAAGCCGCACGGCGGTCGCTTCGGGCGATTCGCCTTCGAGCGGCGTCTCGTCGATATCGGGGACAACGACGTCGAATGGAATGCGCAAGCGTTGCAGCAACTCGCGCCGGTACGGGGAACTAGACGCCAGCACAAGGCGCGGCGCTTGAGGAATCGACATGTTCTAAACCGGTGAGAATGGTAGATAGAAGACGCACCGCGTGTGCAGCCTTAACTATTTGACTCGAAAGAATAAAGCCTATATGATTTTGGGCTTTTCATCGGCGGGTAGAGCGTTTCGCAAATCAGAGCGGGCCGCGCGTGCTCCGGTACCGCTGGGCGGTGCATACTGAGGCACACGGAACACTGGACGGCCGGCTGAGCGCATGCAACGCTGCATCGGCCGATGAAACTACGAACAATTCGGCATAGGCAGGAGCGCACATGACTCAGAATCCTGGCAAACCTGCGAGCCTCGCTGATCTGCGCGCGCTCGACCTTTACGACTTCGCCGAGCACAAGCGGCAGGCAGCGGGCGCGTTGCGTACGTCGCAAATGCCGCGCATGTTAGCCGAAGTGCCGGCGGACGCGCCAGAGGACGACACGGTCTTCACCTGGCAGGGCGAAGGCTCGACCCAGCCGGAATTGCAGGACGACGGCACGGAAGCGCCGCAGCCGTATCTGCGCCTCGCGGTGCACGGTTCGGTGTGGCTCACGTGCCAGCGCTGTCTTTCGCCGTATTCGCAGCATCTCGACGTCGACGCGACGTATCGGATCGTCGCGACGGAGGAAGAAGCAGACGAGTACCCGCTCGACGAAGATGAAATCGAAGTGATCGTCGGCTCGCGCCAGTTCGATCTCATCGACTTGATCGAAGAAGAGTTGTTGCTTTCCTTGCCGCTCGTGCCGAAGCACAGCGTCTGTCCGGAAGTGCATGAAAGCCTGCTCGCAGGCAGCGCCGAGGACGAGGCCGACGAAGGCGGCGAGGAAGCCGAGAAACCGAATCCGTTTGCCGTTCTGGAAAAGCTCAAGACGAGCGGTCCGGACGACAAGAAGCATTGATGGCGCGGTGCGGCGAATCTTCGCCGCACGCAATCTCCCGCTTCGAGCGGTGGGCCGGGACGGCCGGAGTTTTCCGCGAACGCGGAGACGGGCCGCCCTGTGTTAGAATTCGCAAAATTTTTCTGGAGTAATCATGGCAGTTCAGCAAAACAAGAAGTCGCCGTCCAAGCGCGGCATGCACCGTTCCCACGACTTCCTCCCGACGGCGCCGCTGGCTGTCGAACCGAGCACGGGTGAAGCGCATCTGCGTCACCACGTGAGCCCGAACGGCTACTATCGTGGCAAGAAGGTCGTCAAGACGAAGAACGACTAAGCGTTCGTTCTACGCTTTGCCGCGTGCGCATCGCCGTCTTGCGGTGGCTCGCGCCTGGCACGCTGTTGACACTTTCCCGGTACGACAAGAAGGCGGCATTTCACTGCCGCTTTTTTGTGCCTGAAATTCGTCGCTTTCCATGACCGTAAAGATAACCATTGACTGCATGGGAGGCGACCACGGTCCGGCCGTGACCGTTCCCGCCGCTGTCAATTTCGTGCGCTCGCATCCTGACGCGCACCTAATGCTCGTCGGCATCGAACAGGCGATCCGCGCCCAGCTGAAGAAGTCGAAGGCGCTCGACGAGCCGCGTCTGACCGTCGTTCCCGCGACCGAAGTCGTCGCCATGGACGACCCGGTCGAAGTCGCGCTGCGCAAGAAAAAAGATTCGTCGATGCGCGTGGCGCTCAACCTCGTGAAGGAAGGCGAGGCGCAAACCTGCATTTCCGCGGGCAATACGGGCGCGCTCATGGCGGTGTCGCGCTACGTGCTGAAAACGCTCGCGGGCATCGAGCGGCCGGCCATCGCGTTCGCGATGCCGAGCCAGAAGGGCTACACGACCGTGCTGGATCTAGGCGCGAACGTGGATTGCGAGCCCGAGCATCTGTTGCAGTTCGCCGAAATGGGCCACGCGCTCGTGTCCGCCATCGAAGGGCGCGAGCGGCCGACCATCGGGCTGCTCAATATCGGCGAAGAAGTCATCAAGGGCAACGAAACCATCAAGCGCGCGGGCGAACTGCTGCGCGCGAGCACGCTCAACTTCTACGGCAACGTGGAAGGCAACGACATCTACAAAGGCACGACCGACGTGGTCGTGTGCGATGGTTTCGTCGGCAACGTGGCGCTGAAAACGTCGGAAGGGCTCGCCAAGATGCTCTCCGACATGATCAAGGAGGAGTTCACGCGCTCGCTCTCCAGCAAGCTGATGGCGCTCGTCGCCATGCCCGTGCTCAAGCGTTTCAGGAAGCGTGTCGACCCCGCGCAATACAACGGCGCGGCGCTGCTCGGCCTGCGCGGACTGGTCATCAAAAGTCACGGTTCCGCCGAAGCCTACGGCTTTGAGTGGGCGATCAAACGCGGGTATGATGCCGTCAAAAATGGGGTGCTCGAACGCCTCGTGCGCGCGATGGAGGAAAATGCGCAATCCGCGCCGTCTGCAACGGAGGCGGGCACGAGCGCACCGGCTGCCGATGCGTCCGCCGACGCGCTCGCGCTTCAGCCGAATTCCTCGCCTAACCCCTCGCCAAACCCGCCGGATGCGTCCGGCACCGCGCAACACACGAAGGCATAATGGCTCAATCCAATCTCTACGCTCGCGTGCTCGGCACTGGCAGCTATCTGCCCTCCGAGCGCATCACGAATCAGGCATTGGCCGACCGTCTCTCGCAGCAAGGCGTCGAGACGAGCGACGAATGGATCGTCGCGCGCACGGGCATTCACGCGCGGCACTTCGCGGCGCCGGATCAGACCACGAGCGATCTCGCGCTCATCGCTTCGCAGAAGGCCATCGCGGCGGCGGGCATCGATCCGCAATCGATCGACCTCATCATCGTCGCCACGTCGACGCCCGACTTCGTGTTTCCGAGCACCGCGTGCCTCTTGCAGAACAAGCTGGGCATCAAGAACAACGGCGCGGCGTTCGACGTGCAGGCCGTGTGCTCGGGCTTCGCATACGGCATGGCGACGGCGGACAGCTTTATTCGCAGCGGCATGCATCGCACGGCGCTCGTCGTCGGCGCGGAAACGTTCTCGCGCATTCTCGACTTCAAGGACCGCACGACTTGCGTGCTGTTCGGCGACGGCGCGGGCGCGGTCGTGCTTCAGGCTTCGGAAGAACCTGGCGTTCTATCGAGCGCGCTGCACGCGGACGGCAGCTACGCCGACATCCTCTGCACGCCGGGCAACGTGAACGGCGGCGTCGTGAGCGGCAGCGCGTTCCTGCATATGGACGGCCAGGCGGTGTTCAAGCTCGCCGTCAACGTGCTGGAGAAGGTCGCGATCGAAGCCCTGCAGAAAGCGCACCTCACGCCGCAAGAGATCGACTGGCTCATTCCGCATCAGGCGAACATCCGCATCATGCAGAGCACTTGCCGCAAGCTGCACTTGCCGCAAGAGCGCATGGTGGTGACGGTCGGCGATCACGGCAATACCTCGGCGGCGTCGATTCCGCTCGCGCTCGACGTCGCGGTGCGCGACGGCCGCATCAAGCGCGGACAGAACGTGCTGATCGAAGGCGTCGGCGGCGGCTTCACGTGGGGCGCGTCGGTCTTCCGCTACTGATTCTTTCATCCGTCTCCCTCCATTAATCTGCAACTGATCCGCTGTCGATGAAGCTGCGCGCCGCGGGCGCAACCGGCGACGCCGTGCGCGCTCTCGACCCATACGCGGATCATTCCAATCCAACGAGGACGATATGAAATTTGCGTTCGTTTTCCCGGGCCAAGGCTCGCAATCGATCGGCATGCTCAACGCATTCGCCGATCACGCCGTGGTGCGCGAGACGGTGCAGCAGGCATCGGATGCGCTCGGGCAGGATCTCGCCAAGCTGATCGCTGAAGGCCCGGCCGAAGAGCTCAATCTGACGACGAACACGCAGCCGGTCATGCTCACGGCGGCGTATGCCATTTACCGCGTGTGGGAAAAGGAAACCGGCCTCACGCCCGCGCTGGTCGCGGGCCACAGCCTCGGCGAATACACGGCGCTGGTCGCGGCGGGCGCGCTCGCATTCGCTGACGCCGTGCCGCTCGTGCGCTTTCGCGCGCAGGCGATGCAAAGCGCGGTGCCGGTCGGCGAGGGCGGCATGGCCGCGATTCTCGGTCTCGACGACGACACCGTGCGCGCCGTGTGCGCCGAGAGCGCGTCGGCGGGCGTCGTGGAAGCGGTGAACTTCAATGCGCCGTCGCAAGTCGTGATCGCGGGCGCGAAGGCGGCTGTCGAAAAGGCGTGCGAAGTGGCGAAGGCGAAGGGCGCGAAACGCGCGTTGCCGCTGCCGGTGTCCGCGCCGTTCCATTCGTCGCTGCTCAAGCCGGCGTCGGACCAGTTGCGGGACTATCTTGCCAACGTGCGCATCGAGCCGCCGCGCATTCCGCTGATCAATAACATCGATGTGGCCACCGTTTCGGACCCCGCCGCGATCAAGGACGCGCTCGTGCGTCAGGCCGCAGGTCCAGTGCGCTGGGTCGAGTGCGTGCAAGCCATGGCGCGCGAAGGCGTCACGCACGTGATCGAATGCGGTCCGGGCAAAGTGCTCGCGGGGCTCACGAAGCGCATCGACGGCAATCTCGTCGGCGGCGCGGTGTTCGATCCCGCCTCGCTCGAGGAAACGCGCAAACTGATCGCTGGATGAGAGACAACGACATGAACTTGGACAATCAGGTAGCTATCGTCACGGGCGCGTCGCGCGGCATCGGGCGCGCCATCGCGCTGGAACTCGCTCGTCAGGGCGCGACGGTCATCGGCACGGCCACGAGCGAAAGCGGCGCGGCGGGCATCAGCGAAGCGCTGGCGCAGGCGGGCGGCAAGGGCCGCGGCGCGGTGCTCAACGTGAACGACGCCGCAGCGGCTGACGCGTTCATCGACGCTACCGTCAAGGAGTTCGGCGGCCTCGACGTGCTCGTGAACAACGCGGGCATCACGAAAGATCAGCTCGCCATGCGCATGAAGGACGACGAATTCGACGCCGTCGTCGACACGAATCTGCGCGCAGTCTTCCGTCTGTCACGCGCCGTCCTGCGCCCGATGATGAAGGCGCGCGGCGGGCGCATCATCAACATCACGTCGGTCGTCGGTTCCTCGGGTAATCCCGGTCAGGCGAACTACGCGGCGGCGAAGGCCGGCGTCGCGGGGATGACGCGCGCGCTGGCACGCGAGATCGGCAGCCGCGGCATCACCGTGAACTGCATCGCGCCGGGTTTCATCGATACCGACATGACGAAGGTGCTGCCTGAAGAGCAGCGCACCGCGCTGACCGCGCAGATTCCGCTCGGCCGGCTCGGCAGTCCCGAGGACATCGCGCACGCGGTGGCGTTCCTCGCCTCGCCGTTTGCCGGCTACATCACGGGCACGACGCTACATGTGAACGGCGGCATGTACATGTAATAGGCATTTCGCCAAATTTCGCTTAATATCCGCGCGGCAGACGGGCGCGCAAAATGCTCTTACCGGCATGCGCGCCCCGTGGCAGCGCGGCAGCAACGAACGATGCAGGCCGTCCGCAGGCGCTTTGATGAAGCGCAGCAGGCGGCGAAGCATGGAACTGACGCGCCGTATTTTGCGGGTACAAACCTGATAAAATGCGCGCACTCGTATTTTTGAACTTTTAATCCCTCGGAGGGCTGCATGGACAATATCGAACAGCGCGTGAAGAAGATCGTCGCCGAACAACTGGGCGTGGCGGAAGCGGAAATCAAGAACGAAGCATCGTTCGTGAACGATCTGGGCGCTGACTCGCTCGACACGGTCGAACTGGTGATGGCGCTGGAAGACGAGTTCGGCATGGAAATCCCCGATGAAGAAGCCGAGAAGATCACCACGGTTCAGCAAGCGATCGACTACGCTCGCGCCAACGTCAAGGCCTAAGGCCGGACGCGCCAGCGACCCGTCGCTCTTCGAGCTTGAAGCATCGTCGCTGCAAAGACCGATTTAACAGCCACAGGGCACACAGGGCGGTTTCCTGTGGCCGCTGTGGCTTTTGCTTTCTGTCATTCTATGGATAAGGGGTTACCGTGAGCCGTCGTCGAGTTGTTGTTACAGGCCTTGGGCTCGTTTCGCCTGTCGGCAATACCGTTGCCGACGGCTGGGCCAATCTGGTGGCGGGCAAGTCGGGCATCGCCAACATCACGAAGTTCGACGCCGCGAACTTCTCCACGCGTTTCGCGGGCGAGGTGAAGGGCTTCAACATCGAAGACTACATGCCCGCCAAGGAAGCGCGCCACATGGATACCTTCATCCATTACGGCTTCGCGGCGGGCGTTCAGGCGATGCAGGACAGCGGCCTCGCGATCACCGACGAAAACGCGGAGCGCGTGGGCGTCGTGGTCGGCTCGGGCATTGGCGGGCTGCCGATGATCGAAGTCACGCAAACGGAACTGCTCAATCGCGGCCCGCGCCGCATCTCGCCGTTCTTCGTTCCGGCGTCGATCATCAACATGATCTCCGGCCATCTGTCGATCCGCTTCGGCCTGAAGGGTCCGAATCTGTCGATGGTCACGGCGTGTACCACAGGCCTGCATTGCATCGGTGAAGCGTCGCGTCTGATCGAATACGGCGACGCCGACGTGATGGTCGCGGGCGGCGCGGAAGCGACGGTTTCCCCGCTCGGCATCGGCGGATTCGCGGCGGCGCGCGCGCTTTCGCAGCGCAACGACGACCCGGCGACTGCCAGCCGCCCGTGGGACACGGATCGCGACGGCTTCGTGCTCGGCGAAGGCGCGGGCGTCATGGTGCTCGAAGAATACGAGCATGCCAAAGCGCGCGGCGCGAAGATCTACGCGGAAGTGCTCGGCTACGGCATGAGCGGCGACGCATATCACATGACTGCGCCGCCCGAAGACGGCGACGGCGGCCGCCGCGCGATGGTCAACGCGCTCAAGAACGCCAAGGTCAACGCCAACGAAGTCAGCTACGTGAACGCGCACGGCACGTCCACGCCGCTTGGCGACATCGCGGAAACCATCGGCATCAAGCGCGCGCTCGGCGATCACGCAAAGAACGTCGTGGTGAACTCCACGAAGTCGATGACCGGGCACCTGCTCGGCGGCGCGGGCGGGCTGGAGTCGGTGTTCACGGTGCTTGCCGTGCATCATCAAATCTCGCCGCCGACCATCAACATCTTTAATCAGGACCCGCAGTGCGACCTCGATTACTGCGCGAACACGGCGCGGGAAATGAAGATCGACGTCGCGGTGAAGAACTCGTTCGGCTTCGGCGGCACGAACGGCTCGCTCGTCTTCAAGCGTTTCTGAGCACGGCGCGCTCGTCGGAAGGGGAAATGCGATGACGGGCGTGCGCGTGAATGGGCCGTATCGGGAAACGGGCACACCGCCTGGCATCCCGATGCGGCCTTCGCGTTTTCTGCTCGGGGCGCTCATCGGTTTTGCCGTGCTGACTGACGCGGCGGTCGTCCAGGCCGTCTTCGCGCTTGCCGGGCCGTTTCACGCGACAGTCGCGGCACTCGCGTGTCTAGCCGTCCTCGCGCTCGCCGGCGTGCGCTGGGCGCGCCGCCAGCCGGCCGCCATCGCGTTGCATGCCGATGGCGTCACGCTGTGGACTCGGGCGGGGGAGGCGCAGTACTGGCGCATCGTCGGCTGTGCGCAGTGGAGCGCGCGGCTTGTCGCGCTCACGTTGTCATCGGGAAAACGCAGGCCGCGCAGGCTTCTCGTGGCAGCAGATTCCCTCGATTCCGACTCCTTCCGCCAGCTTGCCGTGCGCGCCCGCCGCGCCGCGAGCGCGTACCTGTAACGACTGTAACGGTCGATGAGCATCCGGGATAACGCGAAGTCGGTGAGGCTACAATAGCCGTCCGCGCAACAGCCCCTAGTCAAACGGATTCCCAGGTGAGCGAAAAAGAAATCGACCAACTGCTGGTCGAACGCGTGCAGAAGGGCGACAAAGCCGCGTTCGAACTGCTGGTCGCCAAATACCACCGCAAGATCATTCGACTGATTTCGCGCCTCGTGCGCGATCCCGCCGAAGTCGAGGACGTCGCCCAGGACGCCTTCGTCAAAGCCTACCGCGCGCTGCCGCAATTCCGCGGCGAATCCGCGTTCTACACCTGGCTGTACCGCATCGCCGTCAATACCGCGAAGAACTACCTTGCCACGCAGGGACGCCGCGCTCCCACTTCTACCGAAGCAGATGCGGAAGAAGCGGAAACTTTCTCCGACGCCGACCAACTAAGGGATATCAACACGCCCGAGTCGATGTTGATGAGCAAGCAGATCGCTGAAACGGTCAATGCTGCGATGGCACTGCTGCCCGAGGAATTGCGCACCGCCATCACGCTCCGGGAAATCGAAGGATTGAGTTACGAGGAAATCGCGGAGATGATGGACTGCCCGATCGGCACCGTCAGATCGAGAATTTTCCGTGCTCGGGAAGCCATTGCGGCAAAATTGCGTCCGTTGTTGGACACTCCCGAAGGCAAACGCTGGTAAGACGGCTGAGAACTGCGGGGCAGGGACGCGATATCTGGGTTAGTTGGTGTCACTACGGCTGGTTTCGAAGGATTGGGGAGCATCATGGGGTCGGTCTCGATGCAAGCGCAGGCAAATTCGCAGGCACACTCGCGCGGGGAACGCATGTCGGCGTTCGTCGACGGTGAATCGCTGGGCGAAATCGGAAACATCGGTCAGTTTCTCGCGGAACTGGCCAGCGAGGACCGCGCGGCGTGGTCCGACTATCACCTGATCGGCGACGCCTTGCGCTCCGACGATCTGGCGGAAAGCCCGGCGCGTAGCCGCGCGTTCATGGCGTCCTTCGCGGCGCGCTTCGAGGCCGAAGCGCACGTTCTGGCGCCTGCGGCATCGGCTTCGGCGCAGAAGGCGCGCGGCGGCATGCTGCGCCGGCGCGTGGTTCCGGCGTTCGCGGTGGCGGCCGCAGCGGCCACCCTCACGTGGATCGTCGTGCCGCAGTTGCAGGGCGTCGGTTTCCACTCGGGCGCGCAAGTCGCGAGCGTCGCCCAGCCGGATTCGGTGCAACGCGTCGCGCTCGCATCCATGCCGGCGGCGACCACCGCCGCGCCGGTTGTCGAAGCCAACATCATCCGTGACGCGAACCTCGATCAATACCTGGAAGCGCATCAGCAGTTCTCGCAGCAGCCTGCGATGCCCGGCGCCATGCCACTGATTCGCGCCGCGGTGACAACGCAGAGCCAATAACTGAAGGCAGGTGTGCGGTTGAATAAAACTAGATATTGGGGGCGGCTGCCGGCATTGATGGTTTGCGCAGCCGCGTTGTTGTGCGCGGCATCGGCTTCTTTCGCTGACAGCGGCAACGCGCCGGATCGCAAGACCGCCGCCAACCTGCTCAACCGCATTCAGGAAGCGGCCCAGCAGCAGAATTACGAGGGCACGTTTTTATATCAGCGGGGCGCGACGGTGCAGTCGTCGCGTATCACGCACGTCGCCACGCACGGCGACGGCGATTACGAATCGGTCGAAAGTCTCGACGGCGCGCCGCGCCGAATGCTGCGCCACGACGACGACATGCTCACGTTCGTGCCGGAGCGGCATCTGCTCGTGATGGAGCATCGGCAGAGCAAGGACTCGTTCCCTTCGCTGCTCGCCACGAGCGGCGATCAGGTACTGGCGGTGTACGAGCCGAAGCTGCTCGGAAACGACCGCGTCGCGGGCATCGAGAGTCAGGTGGTGGAACTCGACCCGAAAGATTCCTATCGTTTCGCCTACAAACTCTGGTCGGACGCGAAGACCGGATTGCTGCTGCGCGCCCAGACGCTCGATCCGG
This Caballeronia sp. LZ062 DNA region includes the following protein-coding sequences:
- the rpmF gene encoding 50S ribosomal protein L32, translating into MAVQQNKKSPSKRGMHRSHDFLPTAPLAVEPSTGEAHLRHHVSPNGYYRGKKVVKTKND
- the plsX gene encoding phosphate acyltransferase PlsX, with protein sequence MTVKITIDCMGGDHGPAVTVPAAVNFVRSHPDAHLMLVGIEQAIRAQLKKSKALDEPRLTVVPATEVVAMDDPVEVALRKKKDSSMRVALNLVKEGEAQTCISAGNTGALMAVSRYVLKTLAGIERPAIAFAMPSQKGYTTVLDLGANVDCEPEHLLQFAEMGHALVSAIEGRERPTIGLLNIGEEVIKGNETIKRAGELLRASTLNFYGNVEGNDIYKGTTDVVVCDGFVGNVALKTSEGLAKMLSDMIKEEFTRSLSSKLMALVAMPVLKRFRKRVDPAQYNGAALLGLRGLVIKSHGSAEAYGFEWAIKRGYDAVKNGVLERLVRAMEENAQSAPSATEAGTSAPAADASADALALQPNSSPNPSPNPPDASGTAQHTKA
- the rpoE gene encoding RNA polymerase sigma factor RpoE, whose protein sequence is MSEKEIDQLLVERVQKGDKAAFELLVAKYHRKIIRLISRLVRDPAEVEDVAQDAFVKAYRALPQFRGESAFYTWLYRIAVNTAKNYLATQGRRAPTSTEADAEEAETFSDADQLRDINTPESMLMSKQIAETVNAAMALLPEELRTAITLREIEGLSYEEIAEMMDCPIGTVRSRIFRAREAIAAKLRPLLDTPEGKRW
- a CDS encoding MucB/RseB C-terminal domain-containing protein, with the translated sequence MVCAAALLCAASASFADSGNAPDRKTAANLLNRIQEAAQQQNYEGTFLYQRGATVQSSRITHVATHGDGDYESVESLDGAPRRMLRHDDDMLTFVPERHLLVMEHRQSKDSFPSLLATSGDQVLAVYEPKLLGNDRVAGIESQVVELDPKDSYRFAYKLWSDAKTGLLLRAQTLDPDGQVLEQLSFSQVRIGGAIDKASIANGMRATAGWNIVRPPVQPVDLQAQGWQIKPSIPGFKLIRQLRRPMASSEQGQPPIPVDQAVFSDGLAAISVFVEPVEKNSRKEGAGNSGATHVLVKRRGDFWITLLGEVPQATLRQFASTIEYKPSK
- the fabG gene encoding 3-oxoacyl-ACP reductase FabG codes for the protein MRDNDMNLDNQVAIVTGASRGIGRAIALELARQGATVIGTATSESGAAGISEALAQAGGKGRGAVLNVNDAAAADAFIDATVKEFGGLDVLVNNAGITKDQLAMRMKDDEFDAVVDTNLRAVFRLSRAVLRPMMKARGGRIINITSVVGSSGNPGQANYAAAKAGVAGMTRALAREIGSRGITVNCIAPGFIDTDMTKVLPEEQRTALTAQIPLGRLGSPEDIAHAVAFLASPFAGYITGTTLHVNGGMYM
- a CDS encoding Maf-like protein, with amino-acid sequence MSIPQAPRLVLASSSPYRRELLQRLRIPFDVVVPDIDETPLEGESPEATAVRLAIAKARAAVQRMTDAPGALVIGSDQVATFDGRQIGKPGTHENAVAQLRAMRGRSVEFHSALAVFDTRTGDVQSADIVTRVRFRDYSDAEIEAYLRAETPYDCAGSAKSEGLGIALLDAIDSDDPTALIGLPLITLTKMLRAAGFPVLGAA
- a CDS encoding beta-ketoacyl-ACP synthase III is translated as MAQSNLYARVLGTGSYLPSERITNQALADRLSQQGVETSDEWIVARTGIHARHFAAPDQTTSDLALIASQKAIAAAGIDPQSIDLIIVATSTPDFVFPSTACLLQNKLGIKNNGAAFDVQAVCSGFAYGMATADSFIRSGMHRTALVVGAETFSRILDFKDRTTCVLFGDGAGAVVLQASEEPGVLSSALHADGSYADILCTPGNVNGGVVSGSAFLHMDGQAVFKLAVNVLEKVAIEALQKAHLTPQEIDWLIPHQANIRIMQSTCRKLHLPQERMVVTVGDHGNTSAASIPLALDVAVRDGRIKRGQNVLIEGVGGGFTWGASVFRY
- a CDS encoding RseA family anti-sigma factor, encoding MGSVSMQAQANSQAHSRGERMSAFVDGESLGEIGNIGQFLAELASEDRAAWSDYHLIGDALRSDDLAESPARSRAFMASFAARFEAEAHVLAPAASASAQKARGGMLRRRVVPAFAVAAAAATLTWIVVPQLQGVGFHSGAQVASVAQPDSVQRVALASMPAATTAAPVVEANIIRDANLDQYLEAHQQFSQQPAMPGAMPLIRAAVTTQSQ
- a CDS encoding DUF177 domain-containing protein; translated protein: MTQNPGKPASLADLRALDLYDFAEHKRQAAGALRTSQMPRMLAEVPADAPEDDTVFTWQGEGSTQPELQDDGTEAPQPYLRLAVHGSVWLTCQRCLSPYSQHLDVDATYRIVATEEEADEYPLDEDEIEVIVGSRQFDLIDLIEEELLLSLPLVPKHSVCPEVHESLLAGSAEDEADEGGEEAEKPNPFAVLEKLKTSGPDDKKH
- the acpP gene encoding acyl carrier protein, with the translated sequence MDNIEQRVKKIVAEQLGVAEAEIKNEASFVNDLGADSLDTVELVMALEDEFGMEIPDEEAEKITTVQQAIDYARANVKA
- a CDS encoding protein YgfX, encoding MTGVRVNGPYRETGTPPGIPMRPSRFLLGALIGFAVLTDAAVVQAVFALAGPFHATVAALACLAVLALAGVRWARRQPAAIALHADGVTLWTRAGEAQYWRIVGCAQWSARLVALTLSSGKRRPRRLLVAADSLDSDSFRQLAVRARRAASAYL
- the fabD gene encoding ACP S-malonyltransferase; amino-acid sequence: MKFAFVFPGQGSQSIGMLNAFADHAVVRETVQQASDALGQDLAKLIAEGPAEELNLTTNTQPVMLTAAYAIYRVWEKETGLTPALVAGHSLGEYTALVAAGALAFADAVPLVRFRAQAMQSAVPVGEGGMAAILGLDDDTVRAVCAESASAGVVEAVNFNAPSQVVIAGAKAAVEKACEVAKAKGAKRALPLPVSAPFHSSLLKPASDQLRDYLANVRIEPPRIPLINNIDVATVSDPAAIKDALVRQAAGPVRWVECVQAMAREGVTHVIECGPGKVLAGLTKRIDGNLVGGAVFDPASLEETRKLIAG
- the fabF gene encoding beta-ketoacyl-ACP synthase II codes for the protein MSRRRVVVTGLGLVSPVGNTVADGWANLVAGKSGIANITKFDAANFSTRFAGEVKGFNIEDYMPAKEARHMDTFIHYGFAAGVQAMQDSGLAITDENAERVGVVVGSGIGGLPMIEVTQTELLNRGPRRISPFFVPASIINMISGHLSIRFGLKGPNLSMVTACTTGLHCIGEASRLIEYGDADVMVAGGAEATVSPLGIGGFAAARALSQRNDDPATASRPWDTDRDGFVLGEGAGVMVLEEYEHAKARGAKIYAEVLGYGMSGDAYHMTAPPEDGDGGRRAMVNALKNAKVNANEVSYVNAHGTSTPLGDIAETIGIKRALGDHAKNVVVNSTKSMTGHLLGGAGGLESVFTVLAVHHQISPPTINIFNQDPQCDLDYCANTAREMKIDVAVKNSFGFGGTNGSLVFKRF